GTAGGACATTTCCCACTTGCCATCTACTAGGCTTTGTCCAATTTCTCATTCAAAGAACAAGCTCAATAAGCCTATATAAGTCCAACACGATATTCACATAAGTGTGCTCGGTGTACAtgtcctatatatatatatatatatatagacacataGGTTAAGACCCATAGTGATCCGATTTTACGAAAATAAATCTATTTAAATaagtaatatataatattatcatAACTATAATATTTAATATGCTTTAGGAATTCacatattataataaattacatatttaatataaCTGTATTATCGttatctaaataataattaaaaattataataaaattttacgAATCAACTCGatttattaatgattattataatgattcatatatataataatcattATTTTATACATGTATCTTATGTACATATATCGTGTGTACGTCGTTCACTACTGTACGTTATAATTGAGAGGTAAGTTGTCTATAATATGAATCATTATTGATATTAAGATCACACTCACTTTCATGCATTGATCGTTGATTCAAAAAGTCTGAATGGGATCCCAACATTAATACGCTGTGTTGACATACTTGTGACGATGCAAGCTTGGAATCTGATATTAACaattcatatttttaaatataatttttagacAAATTTTAATGTAATATGAGTTATTTGTCcgatttatataaataaatttaaaataaatattatttatgtggtctaaaaaaaatatttttttaattttatttttctcaatGACTTAAGAGCTTGGGCAAACATGTCAACATTCTAGTCTACCTTTTGAAAGCTATGGTTATCTGCAtgatgtttgtttgttttttaaattttttttttatggaatAAAAAACCACGTATGCGTTCAATTACAGTCTTTCCCTtcctttttctatttattttttaaaattcatatatcaaaattataaattataatgtAGTCTATAACTATTTctgataattatattttgatcatcatttaaatataaatcaaatgaattataaaaaatattgtatgaGTATATAACGTGTGCATCGGTGTACTAGTATATATAAAGTTTGGAAACGAGGTGATATATAAAGTTGCAGAAATACACAAGAATTTATCTTTGGTTAGCAAGATAGGAATCTGTTACAAAAAGGGCAGCCAGAAACAGAACATATTCACACCAAAAACccacaaaacacacacacaccgcTCCCAAGTCCCAATAGCAGCCACCCCTCCAAATCCGAACAGAGTCCCTCCCCTTTTTTTCATCTGGCAAAAAACCCAAAAAACTTGTGAGAAAAATAAGACCAAAAACACAATCCCATTTTACTTAACTCGATCCCAGATTAACACAAAGATTATTCTATATAACAGACAATTTCTTGTAATGGTTAGGTATCCCAAATCCCCTATTCAATAGTCAAGAAAGAAATCTCTTCCTTTCTTTAGTGTATCCTTTACAGAAACAGATAATAACAATTTTAACAATAGCACATCATCATATACTCTTCTTCCCCCCTATTGTCCTTCTTTCTTCAAAGAATGCTTCCCCAAATTAGCATTCTTTTGGTCTGCCTCTTCATTtgcatttcttcttcttctactGCAGCTTCTGATTTCTTGAATCTCACAATCCCACATCAACACCCAAACCCTGAGGCCGTGGTTCAACAAGTACAgaggtaaaaaaaaattctgaccCTACATGTTATACACACATTGGGGGTGTTGTAATCTTGCATTTTGCAACAAGAGTGATCATGATTCTGTCTTGTTTTTCTGACCATTTTTTGGGGATTTTATTGTATGGGTATCTCTCTCTTTGGCAGAGAAGTTGGGATTATCTCAAGAAGAGTGTGTAGTGTTACAAGTTTCAAGACAACGCTTGCTTACATGTCTTATCTTGTTTTGGTTATTTGGGAAGTTTATGATATGGAAATTGGGACAtccctttttctttttttcttttttgatgAGTTGTGTGgttctttttttctttcttttcttggtGGTGGCGGAGACATCTCATGTTGCATAGCTATTCTTTTGTCGAAAACTTCCCCTACCATGTGTTCTTTTATTAGTTTACACCGAGTTTTGAACGttgtttcttgatttcttggTACTCAATGGCATTTCAAGAAATGGAATAGGAACCAGCAGTGGCCTGACAAATTTGACATTTAGATCGCAAAAgcatttgtttttttgtttttttaaatgtgTAAAATACACCTGAttccatttctatgtttttccttttttgcattattctgtttccattgTCATTTTATCCACTTCttgtagaaaaatatatgaaaaataCCACGTAGGGTCCATTTTCTGATGCCTCTAATTAATTTCCCAATTCATCCATTCAGAAAATATTGTAGAGGGATTAAATCGGAGAGTTGCATTTCAtttaatctatatatataattcagTTTTCCTCCTTTTTTTGAATTTTCTGAAGTTTCTTTCGAGTCTACATTTTTGCCATTTGATTGACTCCAAAGTCACACACGAGGTGTACGTGGATGTAAGAATTTATCCATGAGACTGATGTAATAATGCACctggataaaaaaaaaatatatatatttatactatattattaactgTGAAGACATGATAATAACTATCTAGAGAGGACACTaacttttttttccaattttacccttatgATACTAAGATtacacttttattttttgtttttttttaatttcaacacacttttatttttattttttttatttcaatcattcaaatatcaatttagtccctccataatttgtcaaatttaactttagtccatcgataatgataaaaagatTATACACATATGCATCGCGCGTGTGCAGAATAactagtatattttaaaaaattgtgtATAAAATTTTGGTGTCCTTGAATCACAGGCTCGATTCTTGTGATATTTGTACAGGAAACTCAACGACTCAATATCAAGAAGGCAAATGCTACTAACAGACCAACCCCAATGTCTGACTGGAAACCCCATCGATGACTGTTGGCTCTGCGACCCCGATTGGGAAGCCAACCGGCAACACTTAGCGGATTGCGTCATCGGCTTTGGCCAAGCGGCACGAGGAGGAAAAGGCGGCCGCTATTATCTCGTAAGCGATTCCTCTGACCATGACACAGTGAACCCTGTCCCTGGAACCCTCCGTCACGCTGTCATCCAAGATGAGCCCCTGTGGATCATCTTTCAATCCAGCATGCTCATCAAGCTCAAGCACGAACTCATTGTCAATAGCTACAAAACCATCGATGGTCGTGGGGCGGACATCCGCATAACCGGGAACGGATGCATCACGTTGCAAAACATAAGTAACGTGATCATCCATAACATACACGTCTACAACTGCCAACCCTCTGGAAACACCAACATACGGTCCAGTCCCACGCATGTAGGTCACCGTGGTCGATCCGATGGAGACGGGATATCGATATTCTCATCAAGAAACATATGGATAGACCACTGTGCCCTGTCCCATTGCACCGATGGACTGATAGACGCTATCATGGCGTCCACGGCCATCACCATTTCTAACAACTACTTCTCACACCACGACGAGGTCATGTTGTTAGGACACGACGATAGGTACTTGCCGGACTCTGGAATGCAGGCACGACGAATGGTTAATCTTATAGTTTTGTGTATTTTGAGTGAATTAAGTTGGTATTCTGATCCGCCTCGACATGGTAATAGGTAACGATCGCGTTTAATCATTTCGGAGAGGGGCTGGTGCAAAGGATGCCAAGGTGTAGGCGAGGGTACATACACGTTGTGAACAATGATTTTACACAATGGGAAATGTATGCAATTGGTGGGAGTGCTAATCCTACCATCAATAGTCAAGGCAATAGGTACACTGCCCCGGTCGACCCTAATGCTAAGGAGGTAAATTTTGCTTGAACAAGTTTCTTGTGACACGGTCACATGAATATTTATCTATGAGACTGGTCAACCATATCGATCtttacaataaaagtaatactcttaccttaaaaagtaatatttttttcatggatgacccaaataatagatatgtcccacaaaatatgacccgtgagaccgtctcacacaattttttgtcatttttgCTTAGCATTAACAAATTAGACCGAATAATGGTCCTGTATAATCAATCATTGCAAGTTTCACCGTGTAGGTGACGAAACGCGTGGATACGGACGAGAATGTATGGAGTGAATGGAATTGGAGAACAGAAGGGGACGTATTGGTGAATGGGGCATATTTTGTGCCGTCCGGTGGCAGCCGGAGCGTCCAGTATGCCAAGGCATCTAGCGTCGAGCCTCGGTCTGCCTACTTCGTCAACCAACTCACTATGAGGGCCGGTGTTCTTGGCGGCCCCAGGTACATacatataaattattttaactcCAGTCTGTGCCCAAACACACACACGgggacaaaataatattttaaattgtagaAATATTCAAGATTCAAAGTGATGCAATTCAAAAAGAAAACGAACACCACTTTCACCACTAAAATAAGGCATTTTTTTGGTGGGTGTGGTCCCTTTACTTGTAAATTCGTTATATGGGCCCACCAAACGATGACCCTAACCTGTTGGGCCCATTGGACTTAAACTTCCTATTTGAAGAAGGTTGGAGGACAAAAACAAACAATTTCCAAAACTTTCAAATGTTAATCCAAACATGTTCCTTTCTAGCATAGGTCTACCCATTTGTCGCGTGCATCGACGTTTTGAAAGCGATAGAAAATGTTTTCTAGTGGTTCAACATGTGAGGTAGGGTTTACCCTTTAATTCGCATCATTCACATTTAGAACCAAGAAACTGACATTTTACATCATTATCATAATAACGCAGGGACAACGGCATTAGCATGTCATACGGCGGAGGGGCCACAACCGGTGTAGGAGGTAGCGATAATGGGTCCGCCGGAGATGGCGACTTGTGGGGAATGATATTCGGGAGCGGCACAACACCAACACATTCTTCTCCAACCACCACGACGTTTTTGTCACTTCTAATTATTTTGATTACTATGTGCAGTGCCACTCACCCTCATTACTCTATCTTCTTGTTATTATTATAGATATTTAAGAAAAAATCGACAAGATTTTAAAATAGACAAGGAAGGAAaaattttttttcaagattTGATCTATGGCATAGGCCCactaatattttattcaaattgaGTTGCAATCGTAACTCATAAACAAAGTCGTTTACATGCGTTTCGAAAGTTGTATGCAGATCATGTTACGATGTGTTTCATTTGTGTTCCCTAAAAATTTTCATTCGACAACTCATCAGACATTAAATTGAGCACCAATGCAAAATACTTCGGAAATGTCAACAAAAGTTGTCCAACAAGTTGAAGTCCAATCCATTGTCTAAACTCTAAAATTCTAAAGACGGTGTATTAAAGGCAACCAATAAATTCTAAGATTCATTTACCAGAACAATAATTAAAGCATAGAACACGGATATTACGATAAGGAGCACATTAGCACAGTAATCAGTTGAAAGACTGTGCAGAATAGCATTATGTAGAAACCAGGAAAAAAGTCCAAATGCACAAATGGATTATCTACCAGAACATTGTTATGATGATGGTCAAGTATTTCGAgttcataaaaaaattcaacatgCATGAAAATTATGAGCCTGTCAAATTTTCAAGATAACAAAATAAACAGTTCGTAAGGTAAACATAAGGTTGTAGCTTGCTAACGGTGGATGCAATACATCCACAATTTCCAGAGCTCGGCCATGTTTTACACCTGCAGCAAAATAGAATGCTTTGGAAGATTGGAGATATAGACTACAGATCTAGATATAGGTAAGAACATATTACAGAGACAGAAAAACATTGGTAGAGTTGAAACAGCAGACAAGTCCTTTATATATCCTCATACTCACAAGCTCGTATCTTCAGGCTATAGTATAGCAAGGGCATACTTAAAATTTCAAAGGATCAGGAGTTCGTAATTTTTCAAACTGGGTGTTTCTGTATTTATACCTTAAACTCCGTGTGCTCATCTAACTTATCCTATACAGTTGTCTTCAGAAGCCCCACAACATTGTGTCATCGAGGGTGAGAATGATACTGCATAAGTTCAACATATCATGCAATCTTGGAGGTGAGAGCTAGTTTTGGAAAATTCAATGTCATTAACAATTCAAACACTGTTGATTATTTCCCTCGAATAAACTCAAATCCGTTTTGAGTCTGCTTCTTAAGTTGCCTGCCTGCTAAGGTGAGAAAAATGTTTGAGAGCAGGAGGATTAGAGTTGTTTAGTAATCCATAATATAAAGAAACTGCCTCTCGAAGGATGTAAAAGTTGAAAGACACAAAGTGTACTAAGGTGCGCTAATTGCAGTTGGACTAAATGAACATCTCTTGACATGCCAGCATGTTATGTATGTTGCTTTCTCACACAGACGTATACCACCGTGCCAAATATGATTATGATCACAATGGATGTATTTGTTTATGATCACAACGGATGAACGGAACCACATTGGTCATGATATTCAAATGTGCATAGGATGACACATTATAGCCCAAGTCCTTGAAAAGTACAAAAGACGAGACATATGGGATCTGTATAGTTACCTCGAGGCGTTATAACCACCCTCCTTTGCTACTTCCATCGCCCCAAGAGCTAGCTGCAGCTTTGCCCCAAGAATCAGATGGCCCAATGTCCTTAGCAGATTCTTTTGTCTGCCCTCCATCACTAGCTTCTGGACGATTCCAGTTTCCGAATGAGCTAGCATTCTCTGGGGCAGTTTCCCTGGAGCCAGCTACCGCTTTACCCCATGAATCTGATGGTTCTTTGTCCTTGGTAGATTCTTTGGTTTTATTTTCATTACTAGGTTCTGTTTTGCTCCATCTTGAATACTCATTTTGTGAGGCAGTTTCCCAAGAAGTTGATACAGCTTTGCCCCATGAGTCAGATTGTCCTTCACCTTTTTTAGATTCCTTCGATTGCCAAGTATCCATTTCAGCGTTGCCAGATGGTTTATTCCACTCGGTTGATGGATTCTGATTTGTTCCCTGATTGTTTTCCTTATCTCCCCAGTTCCAACTGCCTTGGCTGCTGCTACTTTTCCATCCCTTGGAATCATTGTTTGAACCTTTATTCCAGCCGTAGGGCTTTTCCTCACGCAAATCACCTCCAGAGTTTTTCCAATCACCCCGACCACTGCCTCTAAAACCACCACGACCACGAAATCCTCCATCTCTGTCAGATCTCCCTCTACCTCCAATGCCTCCCCTGTCAGAACCCCATCTGCTTTCAAACCCACCACGATCCGTATCACTACCTCCAAAATCACCACGACCTGATCCACCTCTACCCCGGAAACCACCACGATCACCTCTTCCACCGCGACCTCTCCAATTTCCACCTCTTCCCCTGTCGCCTGTGTCATCTAGATTATTGCTCCTATCAGTACCATTTCCAGAGTTCCACTTGCTTTTGCCACTCCAAGAAGAGCCCAGGTTACCACCAGTATCATGTGTTTCGCCTTTCAGCCAATTACTTTGTCCCCATCCAGTAGATGAACCTCCATCAACATTATTTTCACTCTTCCATGAACTAACTTGCCCATCTTTTGCTTTGTCTTGAGAAACCGAACTCCAATCAGATGACTGACCATTGAAGGAAGTGTTTCCAGTGGCCCACGAAGACTTATTATTTCCATTTGGTTTCTTTTCTTTGTTCCAACTATCAACATTTCCAGACGATGCTTTTCCCCAATCAGACGTGACAGAATTGTTGGAAACATTTGGCAAGTTCCAGCCACTGGGCTTATCATCCTCATTACGTTTTGTGCTATCCCATTCATTTCCTCCACCAGCATCTTTATTACCATCTGATCCTTGTTTCCACCCTGATTCCTTGTCCTTGCCCTCGTTTGATTTACCCCAACAGTCATCCTTCTTGCCCCACGATTGTTTACTATCCTGCTTCCACGACGGTCCAACATCAACACCAACAGACTTGGGTTTACTCCAACCGTGAGCTTGCCCTTTTTCAGTAGCAATTCCACACACCATTTTAGTATCCCAGTTTTTAGTTTGACTGTCACTTATGTTAGCACTACCCAAATTAACCCATTCCCTAGAAGAACTGCCAACGTCCGCATTGTTTCCGGTAGAATCAGACTTGTCGTTCCATTTTTCTGACAAAATCCACTGAGATTGCTCCTGGCATTTCGTAGAAGGACCTTCCAATTCAGACTCTCTGCCTTTACCCCAAGTAGACCCACTCTTTCCCCAGCCTCCCACACCATCTTTTTTGGTATCACACTGGTTTTCAGTAGAAGCAGACCCATTGTTCCTTTTTTCTGACAAATTCCACTGAGATAGCTCCTGATTTTTCTTAGAAGGACCTTCAGGTTCAGACTCTCTGCCTTCACCCCGAGTAGACCCACTCTTCCCCCAACTTTCCACACCATTTTTTTTAGTATCACCCTGGCTTCCCCATTTACATTCATCCACGACAGCAGAGTCCGTCAATGCAAATTTATCTTCCTTCCAAGAACTTGCTTCTGGTTTATTAAGTTCTCGACTTGCATCACCCCATCCCCCACTCTGTCTATCTGATGAAACATCAGAAGCACCCCAAGCTACCTTACTTCCACAGTTATCACCAGCAGTGCTCCACTTCTCAGCAGCTTTGCCCCAAGATTCATTTTTCTCTGCATCGTGAGAGTTATCATGATGTGGTTCAACAGATTTGCCCCAGCTAGCCGGAGTACCAACGCCAACAGCAGTAGATGAACTAGCTTGCTTCCATCCACTACTGGTTCCCCAACCATCAACCGGCCTAGCATCAGGAACTGTTTTCTCACCAACAGAGACTGCACCCCATGATGAATTTTGATTTGAAGTCGCTTTGATCTGCCAACCAGAATCTTCTGCACGACATTTAGTGCAAGAGAAGTGAGTCAAAAGAAATTATTATAAGAAGCTCTTACAAGATGCATGTATGCATTTTCCACCAGGATTGTATCCAGATTACCCTCAGTTAAAACCAAATCTTCAAGAaggaaagtaaaaacagatactCAAAGAAAGTTCAACCAAATAAATGAAGACTGAAATTAACTATCCAGTGCAGCTTCTCAAGACTAAAAGTGCCAAGTAGCCACCAGTCTTGGCAATCTAAGCTGACGGATAAAGTTATTCCAGATTATCTTTTGTTGAATTTGGTATTATTTTTTAACGCAACTTTTGTCATCTATAGTTATTTAATAAAGTAAGAGGGTGGTCTGGTAACTATCTTTGGTACATCTATGTAAACTTCCAAACTTAACCCCAAGTcaataaagaaaaattttgatgAAATGTGCAATTTAGTAATTCTACTTATTCTCATTTTATTTTCACAAGTTTTACCCAGCTTTAAAACTGGAAAATGACTCCCACCTTCATGGTTATTTAACTGCTTTGgggtaatttttttctttttcaaaatcAATTGACAATTGAGCATATATGTCACGCACTGCATGTGCAAGACGCtagtttttataaaattagAATTGGATTATCCTTTTGAAAAAGGAAATGGCTATAAAAGATCCAGAGCCGCATGGGTGGCATGGGATTACCAAAAGAACACGCAAATAAACTGGTATATCTTCTACGTAAACTTTTTCTGCAAAAGGAAAAGACGGAGTGTTCTTGCATAAACTACCTCTAGTTAGCAATTTAAACTGATCTGATTTTTAGGATATGAAGATGCACCAAAAATACCTTTCATGGCATCACCAGCCACAGGAACAACGGCACCAGGTTGATTTGTAAGCTGCAAATACTTATTAGTTCATCATCATTACTCATGTATGATAACAAACAGATGCACTGTCATAACAATACACGAAACCCTAAAATCAAACTAACCGACAAGTCTGATGTTGGCAAAGACGACCAAGAAGACCTGCAAATGTAAGCACACCATATCGAATGTCAGCAAGGGAACCAACAATAACAAATAATGCAAACGTGGAGCCCGTTTTTCTCTCGATCATTTCCAACTTTAGCAGTGATTCCATATAGGCATTACATCTTCCATTTCATTAGTTAAATGGGGAAtttctcagaatatttaatcAAGGTTCTAAAATACGTTAGGCGCTAGTTGGACGCAAGACCAGCGCCTAGAGCCTAGACCGCTTAGGCGGGGGACTAGGCGTCATTAGGCAGATTCCACGGTATCAAGAGACTTATAATAGTTCTTAGAATAGATTTCAGCCCAAACTTTGTTAAAATCCAATTGACACATGATTCATTCCTCTTGTTTCTTCTGCTTGAGACGGTATGGATAATAGGAAATGCaagaaaaatcaaaacaaagaaaaaaattacCCGTAAGGGCTGGTTCGATTTTCTTATACATGCAGAAGTAAGCAGACAAAGGAGATGAGAGTGATGCCTTAGAACATGCACAAGTCAACAAATCGTTCAATCCCAAAAAACTAAAAGTAGAAACCTATAATTCTTTCTTATATCATGTCCTGGTTTAATTGgactttcaaaaattaaaagccCAAAAAAAAATTCCCAAAATAACTCTAAACGCTTAGGCCCACCTAGGACCACTTAATACCTTTTCAGTGCGGTCGGGCGGCCGCCTAGCTCGAGTTTTAGGGCACTCGATTTGATTTATGTCAACAAAAGCAACTATCCACAATTGATCAATCTGCAGTTTCGATGATTTAAGAAAGGACCACTCTTTGCTTCTAGACTCAATTCTAAAACTAAGACCATTTATCCaaaaaaacatttttgagaAAGAGAAAGGTGCACAttttcaacaccatgacgataAGAAGATTCCAGAAATTTGAAGTTCAAAAGAGTTCAACCTTTCAGTTGATCCACCAGCATTCCAATTGTTACCTTCTGTTGATAATGTTGCCCCATCCATCCAGTCTTCAAACAGCGTACATGTTTTTGTCCATGAAACAAGTATATGAAAAATGATTGTTATTGGACATGAATGCAGATTAAATAAAGTGATTGAAACCATAAAATGCCCATTACCACTTGCACCATCTAGTGTTTGAAGGAAATCAAAAGGTTTCACAGCCCCTGAGTCCTCCCTGTAGAGCACAAAAAAGTTCTTCAAAGACTATGGAAAACTAAACCAAAATTGAGGATCCCGTCaattattttcaattcagtAGCAAAATGTTGCCATACCCCtgggagatggctggatttctTCCGCGAACCTCAGATAAATGCTCACATTTCACTGCAACATTACAAGAGGTGTGCTTTAATAAACAGAAAGACAAAAGGATCAATATCATTTCATCGTACccgttaaaatttttttttgtgagtCCAGCTTCACGGTGACACCAAAACGACGAATAGCCAATACTCGACAAAGATAACCCTTCAAAGGGCCAACACGGATTCTTAATGATTGGCCAACAGAGAACATTCCATTGTCCTCGCGTTTAACTgcattgaaaaaataaattttacagCTTAAAAGAAGCAGTAGCTTCAAATGAATCCAACATGAGATTTTGAAATCTAAAACATACAGTTGGATTTATCATCCTTCTCTTGCCAAGATTTGCTAGGAGATAAAGGAGATTTTGGTGATGATGGTAAATCCATAAAGCTTGACGACCCAGGTTCACTACCCTGAAACCAAGTTAAATTTTGACTGCAAGTGAGAACAGTATTCTGTCAAAACAAGAAAAGCAGTTAAAATTCCTGGTTTTGACAATTCAATACAGACAAACCTTTGCATTTGATGAAATACCGGAAGAATTGACTTTCTCACATAGCTGCCCTTTAATGCAGATATAACCATCATTCTCCTGTTCACTTTCATCACACAAAAACAATATCCCTTTGTATATCTTTTTAACAATCCCTTGTTTATCCTGCAATGCCAATTTAACAAGCACTTATGCATATTAGCCTTTCAAAACTCAAAGCAAACACAAAACATTGAATTCTAGTTAGAATTTTAATGCCGTACCTTTAATGGACCTTCTAAAACCCTAACACAATCGTTAATTGATACGGTTTTTGAGTGGTGGTCTAACACAGAGAATAATTTTTTATCAAACGATGCACTTTTCAGATCACTTTCTTTAACAGTGACCACAGTTGGTCCTTCTGAGCCTTCTTTAATGACCTGAAATAAAAGAAAAGGCATAAAACCAGAGTATATCGACATATATGAACTGTTCAATCAGCTACAGTTTTATGAAGTGTAAAATGTTTAGACCTTGACACTATCACCCTTCTCTGAGCCAATGACAACACCAAAATCCCTCCGCCTGGCACACAGGTCAGGATCGTATCgtaaaaatgattttaaaaaaaaaaaatatatatatatatatatatatatatatatatatatataaagaagtCCCAAAACATGATAACAACAAGAGACCTACCCAAAAAAAACCAGATCATGCATAAAACTCGTTCCGACATCAGAGCTAGACGAACCCTTTGATTTCCCTCCCCCTTTGTCACCCTTTGATTTCCCTCCCCCTTTGTCCTGCTTTACATCTTCAACTTTCTGCTTctttttttcaccaaaaagtTGAGAAAGCCACTGTACATCAGTAGATTCATCCTTCTTTGAACTCTCAAATTTCAAGAGCTCGTCTTTAGTAGGAACTACACCCCAATAGTTTAATGAGTCAATGGGtatttttttgtatatataACCATCCTTCAGCATCATCCCATCAAGAAACTCAAACATCTCATTAGTATCACGGTCCCGGCGATATTGGATAAGAGGGCGGAACTCCCTGCATTAGTGGCATGTTAAAGACCAATAAACACAgtgaaataaaatattgaacACTAAATTACTCAAGTTCGCTAGAGTTGATCAGTCTTTGTGCCGGGACGGCAGTCCTCTTAGCAGCAATGCCTCCACCCTACACATGCATACCCAGCATATTATGAAAAAAATCTTTACTAGCATCATAAAAAATGTGATTCATAAGTGAACTTTGTGTGGTTGCAAGATCAAGTACTTAATCTTTTGGTCTACTATGACTTTTACTGAAGAAAATGAATACTAGGCAATAAGTGAATTCAACTACTAGTCCACCATCATCACCacccaaagaaagaaaaagtgaTCAATATATTATCAGCACACAAAATTGTAATGGAGTGCAGCCAGTTGAAATGAAGGTTCAATATCATATCTAACATAGCATAACCAAGTTAGTTAGATCATGTAACAAAGTAGGGGTATTCAAAATCAAATAATAGCTCCCAGTTCACTTATTTCAgccaaataaaagaaaatagtGGAGCACAAAATATAGCTTTAGTCCAACCATCAAAACCAACTCGTGAAGGAAAggttaaaaaggaaaaaaggcTACAATTCGGATAAGTTAAATCTTCACAAATGTCCTGGAAACGGTCAAAGAGGGTAATTAGTTTCAATGTAAGCTAATTCTAAAAATTAACAAATTTCAAGTtgaaaaacatgaaaaattCATTATCTTAAATGTGTTCAT
This Primulina eburnea isolate SZY01 chromosome 2, ASM2296580v1, whole genome shotgun sequence DNA region includes the following protein-coding sequences:
- the LOC140820706 gene encoding protein RNA-directed DNA methylation 3-like translates to MVSAKGKEKVNDSGGKGRRKWSAGADDDKTSRKRKNRSGALRFFDDTSYEVDKDSDVSDGDDDDMFDFDLFEEEFPLEPDNRIESGKAGLFSFIPKEEVMSEEEFERMMEERYKSGADFVTHSEDTCDRKRLFEGNMYVPSAKDPTIWKVKCMVGRERYSAFCLMQKYVDLKCLGTKLQIISAFAPDHVKGFIFIEADKQSDIYEACKGLCTVYSTKSAPLPNNEMSQLLSVRSKSCGISKGMWARVKSGKYKGDLAMVVAVNDSRKKVTAKLIPRIDLKAMAGKFGGGIAAKRTAVPAQRLINSSELEEFRPLIQYRRDRDTNEMFEFLDGMMLKDGYIYKKIPIDSLNYWGVVPTKDELLKFESSKKDESTDVQWLSQLFGEKKKQKVEDVKQDKGGGKSKGDKGGGKSKGSSSSDVGTSFMHDLVFFGRRDFGVVIGSEKGDSVKVIKEGSEGPTVVTVKESDLKSASFDKKLFSVLDHHSKTVSINDCVRVLEGPLKDKQGIVKKIYKGILFLCDESEQENDGYICIKGQLCEKVNSSGISSNAKGSEPGSSSFMDLPSSPKSPLSPSKSWQEKDDKSNFKREDNGMFSVGQSLRIRVGPLKGYLCRVLAIRRFGVTVKLDSQKKILTVKCEHLSEVRGRNPAISQGEDSGAVKPFDFLQTLDGASDWMDGATLSTEGNNWNAGGSTERSSWSSLPTSDLSLTNQPGAVVPVAGDAMKEDSGWQIKATSNQNSSWGAVSVGEKTVPDARPVDGWGTSSGWKQASSSTAVGVGTPASWGKSVEPHHDNSHDAEKNESWGKAAEKWSTAGDNCGSKVAWGASDVSSDRQSGGWGDASRELNKPEASSWKEDKFALTDSAVVDECKWGSQGDTKKNGVESWGKSGSTRGEGRESEPEGPSKKNQELSQWNLSEKRNNGSASTENQCDTKKDGVGGWGKSGSTWGKGRESELEGPSTKCQEQSQWILSEKWNDKSDSTGNNADVGSSSREWVNLGSANISDSQTKNWDTKMVCGIATEKGQAHGWSKPKSVGVDVGPSWKQDSKQSWGKKDDCWGKSNEGKDKESGWKQGSDGNKDAGGGNEWDSTKRNEDDKPSGWNLPNVSNNSVTSDWGKASSGNVDSWNKEKKPNGNNKSSWATGNTSFNGQSSDWSSVSQDKAKDGQVSSWKSENNVDGGSSTGWGQSNWLKGETHDTGGNLGSSWSGKSKWNSGNGTDRSNNLDDTGDRGRGGNWRGRGGRGDRGGFRGRGGSGRGDFGGSDTDRGGFESRWGSDRGGIGGRGRSDRDGGFRGRGGFRGSGRGDWKNSGGDLREEKPYGWNKGSNNDSKGWKSSSSQGSWNWGDKENNQGTNQNPSTEWNKPSGNAEMDTWQSKESKKGEGQSDSWGKAVSTSWETASQNEYSRWSKTEPSNENKTKESTKDKEPSDSWGKAVAGSRETAPENASSFGNWNRPEASDGGQTKESAKDIGPSDSWGKAAASSWGDGSSKGGWL